Genomic DNA from Cloeon dipterum chromosome 3, ieCloDipt1.1, whole genome shotgun sequence:
taaaattttacacctcatcaaaattcagatagCGCTCACTTGGAAGTAAGTTACGCTGTAAGGAAAATTCTTCGATTTGCTTCCTCTCCTTCCTCAATTCTCTAAAGAAATGCATTGATATGTATATGATATCAGGAAAATTgctccttttaaaataaattacctctCAAAATTTTCGACGACTACTCTAGGGGCTAGGCCAAGCGTTGTTAAAGTGTTTTGCAAGTGTTCAGTTTGTTCAGGCCCCACTAAAATTTCAACCACGGAACCAATACGAGGGTTGATGAAAAAGTTATAATCGTTCAACTTGGTGAGCGGCAACACGTTCTTCACCTCGTCAATAGATTGCAATTCCTTTGTACGAATGACATGAtacctaaatttaaaatttattttaaataatactacactctaataaataaatgaatactATTTTTGCTTACCCTTCATACGATTTGTATGCCAGCGTGGTCGCTGCACAGCAGACCACCAACAAATATACACTCCACAACATTCTTTTTGGATATGCCAATATTAGAGCTCTAAATCGCGTTTATATACGGTTCCGCGAATCACAAGGTGTCACAAATAGATTTTTAGCCCGCATCTTAATTATGGTGGCCAATTTTACAGTTTAACGCCAGTTAGATTATTCTCGTCGTTTTCActattttctcttcttttaaCATTGATTACAACTATCGTGTCTATAAAATAAAGTCACACATACAAGGTGCCAATAATATCAAAAAGCATGTTGTACCTAAAATGCTacacaaaatctaaaaattattttttattttagctctGATTTAAGTTTGTCAGCAGGCTCCAGTGTTAAAGCATCgcatgaaacaaataaattaatgcattgAAAatctcttttatattttacaattttgaaacaatcaCGTGAAATTAACGAGCCAAACCAAAAGTTTTTTCTGGATTGGGGAATGTTTGCAGCGAAAACCTTGTACTTTTCCCAGCACTCGTCGTTCACCAGGCTAATATCTGAGGCTGGTGGGTTGAAACCACCCAATCCTCCACCCGGTAGCTCAATTATGTAGGCCACGGAGATGCCGGAAACTAGGACAGTGGCCTTGATTACAAGAAAGAAGACGAGAATCTAATGAATGTTaagaaataatgaatattaatgtcataattattttttttaaattacataaaaaatgaaccaatAAAAGATGTTTCGAGTCTGCCCTGCTAATCAGGACAAGGCTGTAGTGAATCTCTCCCACACTAGTGTCCGCTTTCAGTACTCACCCCCATTTAAGTTCCGGAAACAGTGGAAACCTCCAGATGATGCTAGATctccagatattttttttaccctcATATCCCTCTCTTTGGTGGTAAAACCTTCTCCAAAcgtacttaaattaattatctgtcGATGCTATCTTCAATGCCTACAAGAATGAATCTTGGCCTGACGAACacctaaaaaaaaatcacgatttttatttacattgaTAGGTTAGCTGCGGGCGTATTTCAGTAAACAtgcatattataattatttagtgcattgccatttgaaatatttttaacctttcaACCTTCCGCTGGTAAGCTCAGGTGAGTAAAATCAAGGGGATATATAGGTCAGCCACTTCGCAAACCCAGTCGTTGCTTGCCCCCAATAACGCTTTGAATGGTTTTAAGTATATTATctttaaactttgaaataaaagttgttttttttgctctttttatccctgtccgaggaccggaggaccgggaagggtgcgcactgcactagcacgaatgctgaaacccgggtcccaataacaccgcgaacggatgacatgggcgcaccgggccgcacagggacccagcccactcaagggccacttgcctccgcaccgaggactgcattgaaacgctagacattcgtcccgtgaagccaaatcacgcatgctgggaaggtgcaaaccagcaagtagctataggtgcgcctcccagcccgttgagcaatttgagcatttcgagtcactaaactaaccactttttgccatttctgacattgggttgccagtattagatctccgaactgctcaaatacctctcattgttTATGGTGATTGCAGCGTTCGCTTCTTGGGTAATATCTTACTAGCAATACGATTAAAACACGAAAGTatacgtaaatttaattaatataacaaCGTTTCCTTAAATGAATGGACCCAAGGATCCAGATTACTAATTTGTATCACAATCTGCTTAAGGACACTGGGGGGCCGTTGAGCTATGTGTATGCTCTTGAtctaacttaaatttaaaattttctttagccCCTCTGCTACTCATATTTCCAGAGACcaccaggaaaaattaaaataaccaaTAATTCAACCAACTGCAACCTAAAAATCGCAACGCTGAGATCACTTGATATATAgctagcaattttatttctttgaaatgaaacaaattgtgTGATAATTCTGAAGTTTCATCTTTATTATATTGATCATGTATTAAACGTGGCCGAGTAATCGAGACTCACGCTCATAGcctatttaatgaaaaaatatataatgattGAATAAAGTAAGTGTCACCCCATAGTTGTAATTTCTGCAGTTGAATTTTCATCTTCGTCCTCCGATTCTTCTTCCCTTCGTGTCTTAGGCAAGTGCGTAACAAAAGCCTTGTAGGCTTCCCAGCATTCTGCATTAATTAATGGAAGTTGTTTGCTGTCGACGATGAAATTTTGCCTGTCAAAATTCTCAGCGCCCGGCGGAAGCTCAATCGTGTAAGACAGACGGATGCCTGCTTTGGCATACGCCCAGTCGTAGCTTGTTCCGTGAGCAAAATCtacaattaaaaagtgaaaatggTCCAGGTTAACAATTTAATGCTCCATAAAAAGGTATGATGGAACGTACAGGAATACGCTTCATGAGCATATACAACTTTATACGGTGTCCCATTCACAGCAGCTATCGCTTGTAACGCGTCCTCGGCaacacttttctaaaaatgcaTATAGAATCATTTTATACATCAcatataaatgaaatttaagaaattttaccaAAGCATTATGTTCATGTTGATGATTTTCCGCCTCCCATGGTAGCAAAATGAActgaaaaacatatttcattAGCTCCACCAAAAATCaggataatttcatttttctatgtTAAATACCTGTCCATAACTGTGTACCGCGAGGTAGAAAGTAATTTCCTTGTGGTCTAGTATAAACTTTGCAATGGCTTCACATTCTGGTTCTGAATACGGCATGCTCCCATGATAACTTCTGCTACACATGTCTGTATTTCCATCTAAAGCATATATTCCAggagttttatttcaattctcaatttaaatttggtttggaaattttttatgtgataAGTTTACCTTTATTTTCAGATACTCAaagtattgattttttctatgtctaaaatttaaatgtattttttcacctTGCCACTTGTAATCAAAGTTACGGTTCGGATCTGTCCCCACGCAATCAGAGTCATTATTGGGTCTGCGAGTTTTCCTCCAAAGCCTGTCCTCCGTCCAGGAGTAAACGTAGCCGTCGGGATTGGCCACTGGGAGGAAATACCAGTCGTTAGCGTCGAGCAGGGCCTGGTTTTCTAGCAAGTTGCTCGTCAGCTCATGAATTGCGTGAAGAATAGTGGGTGGGCCAACCCACTCGTTTGCATGAATAAGGCTTTCCAGAAAAATGGCTTTCTTTCCAGGACCGTTGGACAGTTTAAGGACTCGGAGCGGCCGTCCTTCCCAGGAATTTCCAATATTGATGATAGTCGCGATTTCTGGATGCGTTGTTGCAACCAACTCGATATATTCCATTATCTACGCATTAGGTTAGAGTTTACTTAaagggtttttaaaaaaaaatattaaaattttatacctcatcaaaattcagatagCGCTCACTTGGAAGTAAGTTACGCTGTAATGAAGATACTTCGATTTGCTCCCGCTCCTTCCTCAATTCTCTGATAAAATGCATTGATATGTATATGATATCATGAGGaaaattgctctttttaaaataaattacctctCAAAATTTTCGACGACTACTCTAGGGGCTAGGCCAAGCGTCGTTAAAGTGTTTTGCAAGTGTTCAGTTTGTTCAGGCCCCACTAAAATTTCAGCCACGGAACCGATACGAGGATTTATGAAAAAGTTGTATTCGTTCAACTTGGTGAGCGGCAACACGTTCTTCACCTCGTCAATAGATTGCAATTCCTTTGTACGAATGACATGATacctaaatttataaattatttaaataatataaaataacactACATATAATtactaaatttataatattttagcttACCCTTCATACGATTTGTGTGCTAGCGTGGTCGCTGCACAGCAGACCACCAACAAGTATACACTCCACAGCATCCTTTTTGGATATGTCAATATTAGAGCTCTAAAATCGCGTTTATATATATGTACGGTTCTGTGAATCACAAGGTGTCACAGATAGATTTGTGGCCCGCATTTTAATTATGGTGGCCCTTTTTACAGTTAAATGCCTATTAGATTATTCTCATTGTTGTCACTATTTCCTACTCTGTTATATTGATTACGGCTATTGTGCTggctgtaaaataaattcatacgTGGTGctaatattatgaaataaaaaaacaggttTAACCTAATATTGCTCCAAAAAGtctaaaagtaattttattttatttctgataaCCTTAAGTTTGTTAGTAGGAGCAGTGTATAAGCAAACCATGAAGCAAAATGTATGaatcgaaaatattatttattattattattattattcattttattggacaccatcggtgtacaactaacagtcaattacaaatttatttattataacggaATGCTTGAGATaaagttaaaggttttttgacacagtctagtaaatggtacatactagaaagcaaagaatcacaataaatac
This window encodes:
- the LOC135939384 gene encoding zinc carboxypeptidase-like, with the protein product MLWSVYLLVVCCAATTLAHKSYEGYHVIRTKELQSIDEVKNVLPLTKLNEYNFFINPRIGSVAEILVGPEQTEHLQNTLTTLGLAPRVVVENFERELRKEREQIEVSSLQRNLLPSERYLNFDEIMEYIELVATTHPEIATIINIGNSWEGRPLRVLKLSNGPGKKAIFLESLIHANEWVGPPTILHAIHELTSNLLENQALLDANDWYFLPVANPDGYVYSWTEDRLWRKTRRPNNDSDCVGTDPNRNFDYKWQDGNTDMCSRSYHGSMPYSEPECEAIAKFILDHKEITFYLAVHSYGQFILLPWEAENHQHEHNALKSVAEDALQAIAAVNGTPYKVVYAHEAYSYFAHGTSYDWAYAKAGIRLSYTIELPPGAENFDRQNFIVDSKQLPLINAECWEAYKAFVTHLPKTRREEESEDEDENSTAEITTMG